One window of Mangifera indica cultivar Alphonso unplaced genomic scaffold, CATAS_Mindica_2.1 Un_0070, whole genome shotgun sequence genomic DNA carries:
- the LOC123207307 gene encoding probable GMP synthase [glutamine-hydrolyzing] has protein sequence MLLLLFTCPQFPVPGPQSSSLFIYKYKPPSSPSSPSFNTSSSSLFHYKLFLYTLVFHFGYLKHTNMCSSNKANVATGIEATPAVAKINGRPVLQPACNRVPNLERRNSLKKLSTKSSPPPPQPPPLPTFASKICLTPPISPKSKSPRPPAIRRAGSDNNGLNSSSEKVVTTPRNTIKTLERMKSKSFKEGGLGLGNNNIEASLSYSSSLVVESPGSIAAVRREQMALQHAQRMMRIAHYGRSKSAKFEAKIVPIDDSNSTTTTKVTEEEKRCGFITPNSDPIYVAYHDEEWGVPVHDDNMLFELLVLSSAQVGSDWTSILKKRQDFRDAFSGFDAETVANLTDKQMMSISTQYAIDMSRVRGVVDNAIRILEIKKEFVSLDKYIWGFVNQKAINTQYKFGHKIPVKTSKSESISKDMVRRGLRFVGPTVVHSFMQAAGLTNDHLITCHRHFPCTLFAARRRPIINQEPTTDDHHQL, from the exons ATGTTGCTTCTTCTCTTTACCTGTCCTCAGTTCCCAGTCCCCGGTCCCCAGtcatcttctctttttatctACAAATATAAACCCCCTTCTTCTCCTTCATCCCCTTCTTTCAATACCTCTTCATCATCTCtctttcattataaattattcttatataCACTAGTGTTTCATTTCGGCTATCTAAAACATACCAACATGTGTAGTTCTAATAAGGCTAATGTCGCCACTGGCATTGAAGCAACGCCGGCGGTTGCTAAAATTAATGGCAGACCTGTTCTTCAACCTGCCTGCAACCGTGTTCCTAACTTAGAACGCCGTAATTCGTTGAagaaattatcaacaaaatcttCTCCTCCTCCACCCCAACCACCACCATTGCCAACTTTTGCTTCTAAGATTTGTCTCACTCCTCCTATTTCTCCCAAGTCCAAGTCACCTAGGCCGCCAGCCATTAGGCGAGCTGGTAGTGACAACAATGGATTGAATTCAAGCTCCGAAAAAGTTGTTACTACTCCTAGAAACACCATCAAGACTTTAGAAAGAATGAAGTCTAAAAGTTTCAAGGAAGGTGGTCTTGGTCTTGGCAATAACAATATAGAGGCTTCCTTGagttattcttcttctttggttGTTGAGTCACCAGGAAGCATTGCTGCTGTGAGGAGGGAACAAATGGCTCTACAACATGCTCAACGTATGATGAGAATTGCTCATTACGGGAGATCAAAGTCCGCCAAATTTGAAGCCAAAATTGTTCCCATTGATGATTCTAATAGCACAACTACAACAAAAGTTACTGAAGAAGAGAAGAGGTGCGGCTTTATTACGCCAAATTCAG ATCCCATCTATGTGGCTTACCATGATGAAGAATGGGGAGTTCCAGTTCATGATGATAA TATGTTGTTTGAATTGCTTGTCCTGAGTAGTGCTCAAGTTGGCTCGGACTGGACTTCAATCTTGAAGAAGCGACAAGATTTCAG GGACGCATTTTCAGGATTTGATGCAGAAACAGTGGCCAACTTGACTGACAAACAGATGATGTCAATTAGTACACAATATGCCATTGATATGAGCCGAGTTAGAGGAGTTGTCGACAATGCTATCCGAATTCTTGAG ATTAAAAAGGAGTTTGTATCATTAGACAAATACATATGGGGATTTGTTAACCAGAAAGCGATCAACACACAGTACAAATTTGGGCACAAAATTCCAGTGAAGACATCAAAATCTGAGAGCATTAGCAAGGACATGGTTAGGAGAGGACTGAGGTTCGTAGGTCCAACAGTGGTCCATTCATTCATGCAAGCCGCAGGCCTAACCAACGATCACTTAATCACTTGCCACCGGCACTTCCCATGCACCTTATTTGCAGCTCGCCGCCGCCCCATAATTAATCAAGAACCAACCACTGATGATCATCATCAACTATAG
- the LOC123207303 gene encoding YTH domain-containing protein ECT4-like isoform X1, producing the protein MKGKLQAPSKEGSSSDKTSCISSAGDNSSTNLKETDLECELKPTDQDSTYHNYGYYYPGFDVSIGEFDDQGYYTPADRSEFQYPVLQADGSLVCVMPAFQPGYSSFGPHLPVAAFGVDGPFSPGFVFQPSITSPGFYPNALPYGNFIPSPYIWDPSLLVGDAVYGDNHSGHPEIRGSKPRISSANHTCAPYSKKSSQSEFTKPSEMKSSVPSGYSVQNQLKSSSKASQHGSIIQSDAPGKGHFPFAKYPLYNQGKGGMLYLNYYVNGKTNAQVWGGTEKTKTRSKGSSVSDFGLLSEQNHVPRITNAKGALVSGGNASGPLATDGNGSNNSIASLVRRDQYNRPDFPTKYDNAYFFVIKSYSEDDIHKSIKYNVWASTPNGNKRLDAAYEDAQSRIVEKGRKCTVFLFFSVNASGQFCGVAEMVGRVDLNKNMDFWQQDKWNGFFPVKWHIIKDVPNPQLRHIILENNDNKPVTNSRDTQEVKFSQGIEMLNIFKNYASKTSILDDFEFYESRQKMMQGKKARPSVPHFDHIQKADELTTSFKSVDLSSRENVEEPCKELTPIMGIVDDYQKPAAAWDCCKFEPHHCC; encoded by the exons ATGAAGGGGAAGCTTCAG gCTCCTTCAAAAGAGGGAAGTTCATCAGATAAAACATCTTGTATTTCTTCAGCTGGAGATAATTCAAGTACCAACTTGAAGGAGACTGATCTGGAGTGTGAATTAAAGCCAACAGATCAGGACTCAACTTATCACAATTATGGATATTACTATCCAG GTTTCGATGTTTCTATTGGTGAATTTGATGATCAAGGATACTACACGCCTGCTGATCGATCGGAATTTCAGTACCCT GTTTTACAAGCAGATGGATCTCTTGTATGTGTCATGCCAGCATTTCAGCCTGGCTACAGTTCATTTGGCCCTCATTTACCTGTAGCTGCATTTGGAGTAGATGGGCCATTTTCACCTGGCTTTGTGTTTCAACCATCCATTACTTCCCCAGGATTTTATCCAAACGCTCTTCCTTATGGAAACTTTATTCCCTCACCCTACATCTGGGATCCATCCTTGTTGGTTGGGGATGCAGTATATGGAGATAATCACAGTGGACATCCTGAAATACGTGGTTCTAAACCTCGTATATCTTCAGCTAATCATACCTGTGCTCCTTATTCCAAAAAATCATCACAGTCAGAGTTTACCAAACCATCAGAAATGAAGAGCTCTGTACCATCAGGCTACAGTGTGCAAAACCAATTGAAATCTTCAAGCAAG GCATCACAACATGGGTCGATTATCCAGTCGGATGCACCCGGAAAAGGACATTTCCCATTTGCAAAATACCCCTTGTATAATCAAGGGAAGGGTGGAATGCTCTATTTAAACTATTATGTTAATGGTAAAACAAATGCACAGGTTTGGGGTGGAACTGAAAAGACGAAAACAAGAAGCAAGGGCAGCAGTGTTAGTGATTTTGGTTTGCTTAGTGAACAGAATCATGTTCCTAGGATAACAAATGCTAAAGGTGCTTTGGTATCTGGAGGCAATGCTTCTGGACCTTTGGCTACCGATGGGAATGGAAGCAACAACAGCATAGCTTCTCTTGTGAGGAGGGATCAATATAACCGTCCTGACTTCCCAACCAAATACGATAATGCGTATTTCTTTGTAATAAAATCTTATAGTGAAGATGACATTCACAAAAGCATCAAATACAATGTATGGGCTAGTACTCCCAATGGAAATAAGAGGCTGGATGCTGCATATGAAGATGCACAAAGTAGGATAGTTGAGAAAGGGAGAAAGTGTACTGTGTTCCTTTTCTTTTCG GTAAATGCAAGTGGTCAGTTCTGTGGAGTTGCTGAGATGGTTGGCCGAGTGGATTTAAATAAGAATATGGATTTTTGGCAGCAGGATAAATGGAATGGGTTTTTCCCGGTTAAGTGGCACATTATAAAAGATGTTCCAAATCCGCAATTAAGACATATAATACTTGAAAATAATGACAATAAGCCTGTAACCAATAGCAGAGACACACAGGAG GTAAAATTTTCTCAGGGTATTGAAATGTTAAACATTTTCAAGAACTATGCATCAAAGACATCTATACTGGACGATTTCGAATTTTATGAAAGTCGACAAAAGATGATGCAAGGAAAGAAAGCAAGACCTTCTGTGCCTCATTTTGATCATATACAG AAAGCAGATGAGCTAACCACCAGTTTCAAGTCAGTAGATTTATCTTCAAGGGAAAATGTTGAAGAACCTTGCAAGGAATTAACCCCCATTATGGGCATAGTGGACGATTACCAAAAACCAGCAGCTGCATGGGATTGCTGCAAATTTGAGCCTCATCACTGCTGCTGA
- the LOC123207303 gene encoding YTH domain-containing protein ECT2-like isoform X2 translates to MPAFQPGYSSFGPHLPVAAFGVDGPFSPGFVFQPSITSPGFYPNALPYGNFIPSPYIWDPSLLVGDAVYGDNHSGHPEIRGSKPRISSANHTCAPYSKKSSQSEFTKPSEMKSSVPSGYSVQNQLKSSSKASQHGSIIQSDAPGKGHFPFAKYPLYNQGKGGMLYLNYYVNGKTNAQVWGGTEKTKTRSKGSSVSDFGLLSEQNHVPRITNAKGALVSGGNASGPLATDGNGSNNSIASLVRRDQYNRPDFPTKYDNAYFFVIKSYSEDDIHKSIKYNVWASTPNGNKRLDAAYEDAQSRIVEKGRKCTVFLFFSVNASGQFCGVAEMVGRVDLNKNMDFWQQDKWNGFFPVKWHIIKDVPNPQLRHIILENNDNKPVTNSRDTQEVKFSQGIEMLNIFKNYASKTSILDDFEFYESRQKMMQGKKARPSVPHFDHIQKADELTTSFKSVDLSSRENVEEPCKELTPIMGIVDDYQKPAAAWDCCKFEPHHCC, encoded by the exons ATGCCAGCATTTCAGCCTGGCTACAGTTCATTTGGCCCTCATTTACCTGTAGCTGCATTTGGAGTAGATGGGCCATTTTCACCTGGCTTTGTGTTTCAACCATCCATTACTTCCCCAGGATTTTATCCAAACGCTCTTCCTTATGGAAACTTTATTCCCTCACCCTACATCTGGGATCCATCCTTGTTGGTTGGGGATGCAGTATATGGAGATAATCACAGTGGACATCCTGAAATACGTGGTTCTAAACCTCGTATATCTTCAGCTAATCATACCTGTGCTCCTTATTCCAAAAAATCATCACAGTCAGAGTTTACCAAACCATCAGAAATGAAGAGCTCTGTACCATCAGGCTACAGTGTGCAAAACCAATTGAAATCTTCAAGCAAG GCATCACAACATGGGTCGATTATCCAGTCGGATGCACCCGGAAAAGGACATTTCCCATTTGCAAAATACCCCTTGTATAATCAAGGGAAGGGTGGAATGCTCTATTTAAACTATTATGTTAATGGTAAAACAAATGCACAGGTTTGGGGTGGAACTGAAAAGACGAAAACAAGAAGCAAGGGCAGCAGTGTTAGTGATTTTGGTTTGCTTAGTGAACAGAATCATGTTCCTAGGATAACAAATGCTAAAGGTGCTTTGGTATCTGGAGGCAATGCTTCTGGACCTTTGGCTACCGATGGGAATGGAAGCAACAACAGCATAGCTTCTCTTGTGAGGAGGGATCAATATAACCGTCCTGACTTCCCAACCAAATACGATAATGCGTATTTCTTTGTAATAAAATCTTATAGTGAAGATGACATTCACAAAAGCATCAAATACAATGTATGGGCTAGTACTCCCAATGGAAATAAGAGGCTGGATGCTGCATATGAAGATGCACAAAGTAGGATAGTTGAGAAAGGGAGAAAGTGTACTGTGTTCCTTTTCTTTTCG GTAAATGCAAGTGGTCAGTTCTGTGGAGTTGCTGAGATGGTTGGCCGAGTGGATTTAAATAAGAATATGGATTTTTGGCAGCAGGATAAATGGAATGGGTTTTTCCCGGTTAAGTGGCACATTATAAAAGATGTTCCAAATCCGCAATTAAGACATATAATACTTGAAAATAATGACAATAAGCCTGTAACCAATAGCAGAGACACACAGGAG GTAAAATTTTCTCAGGGTATTGAAATGTTAAACATTTTCAAGAACTATGCATCAAAGACATCTATACTGGACGATTTCGAATTTTATGAAAGTCGACAAAAGATGATGCAAGGAAAGAAAGCAAGACCTTCTGTGCCTCATTTTGATCATATACAG AAAGCAGATGAGCTAACCACCAGTTTCAAGTCAGTAGATTTATCTTCAAGGGAAAATGTTGAAGAACCTTGCAAGGAATTAACCCCCATTATGGGCATAGTGGACGATTACCAAAAACCAGCAGCTGCATGGGATTGCTGCAAATTTGAGCCTCATCACTGCTGCTGA
- the LOC123207303 gene encoding YTH domain-containing protein ECT4-like isoform X3, with protein sequence MKGKLQAPSKEGSSSDKTSCISSAGDNSSTNLKETDLECELKPTDQDSTYHNYGYYYPGFDVSIGEFDDQGYYTPADRSEFQYPVLQADGSLVCVMPAFQPGYSSFGPHLPVAAFGVDGPFSPGFVFQPSITSPGFYPNALPYGNFIPSPYIWDPSLLVGDAVYGDNHSGHPEIRGSKPRISSANHTCAPYSKKSSQSEFTKPSEMKSSVPSGYSVQNQLKSSSKASQHGSIIQSDAPGKGHFPFAKYPLYNQGKGGMLYLNYYVNGKTNAQVWGGTEKTKTRSKGSSVSDFGLLSEQNHVPRITNAKGALVSGGNASGPLATDGNGSNNSIASLVRRDQYNRPDFPTKYDNAYFFVIKSYSEDDIHKSIKYNVWASTPNGNKRLDAAYEDAQSRIVEKGRKCTVFLFFSVNASGQFCGVAEMVGRVDLNKNMDFWQQDKWNGFFPVKWHIIKDVPNPQLRHIILENNDNKPVTNSRDTQE encoded by the exons ATGAAGGGGAAGCTTCAG gCTCCTTCAAAAGAGGGAAGTTCATCAGATAAAACATCTTGTATTTCTTCAGCTGGAGATAATTCAAGTACCAACTTGAAGGAGACTGATCTGGAGTGTGAATTAAAGCCAACAGATCAGGACTCAACTTATCACAATTATGGATATTACTATCCAG GTTTCGATGTTTCTATTGGTGAATTTGATGATCAAGGATACTACACGCCTGCTGATCGATCGGAATTTCAGTACCCT GTTTTACAAGCAGATGGATCTCTTGTATGTGTCATGCCAGCATTTCAGCCTGGCTACAGTTCATTTGGCCCTCATTTACCTGTAGCTGCATTTGGAGTAGATGGGCCATTTTCACCTGGCTTTGTGTTTCAACCATCCATTACTTCCCCAGGATTTTATCCAAACGCTCTTCCTTATGGAAACTTTATTCCCTCACCCTACATCTGGGATCCATCCTTGTTGGTTGGGGATGCAGTATATGGAGATAATCACAGTGGACATCCTGAAATACGTGGTTCTAAACCTCGTATATCTTCAGCTAATCATACCTGTGCTCCTTATTCCAAAAAATCATCACAGTCAGAGTTTACCAAACCATCAGAAATGAAGAGCTCTGTACCATCAGGCTACAGTGTGCAAAACCAATTGAAATCTTCAAGCAAG GCATCACAACATGGGTCGATTATCCAGTCGGATGCACCCGGAAAAGGACATTTCCCATTTGCAAAATACCCCTTGTATAATCAAGGGAAGGGTGGAATGCTCTATTTAAACTATTATGTTAATGGTAAAACAAATGCACAGGTTTGGGGTGGAACTGAAAAGACGAAAACAAGAAGCAAGGGCAGCAGTGTTAGTGATTTTGGTTTGCTTAGTGAACAGAATCATGTTCCTAGGATAACAAATGCTAAAGGTGCTTTGGTATCTGGAGGCAATGCTTCTGGACCTTTGGCTACCGATGGGAATGGAAGCAACAACAGCATAGCTTCTCTTGTGAGGAGGGATCAATATAACCGTCCTGACTTCCCAACCAAATACGATAATGCGTATTTCTTTGTAATAAAATCTTATAGTGAAGATGACATTCACAAAAGCATCAAATACAATGTATGGGCTAGTACTCCCAATGGAAATAAGAGGCTGGATGCTGCATATGAAGATGCACAAAGTAGGATAGTTGAGAAAGGGAGAAAGTGTACTGTGTTCCTTTTCTTTTCG GTAAATGCAAGTGGTCAGTTCTGTGGAGTTGCTGAGATGGTTGGCCGAGTGGATTTAAATAAGAATATGGATTTTTGGCAGCAGGATAAATGGAATGGGTTTTTCCCGGTTAAGTGGCACATTATAAAAGATGTTCCAAATCCGCAATTAAGACATATAATACTTGAAAATAATGACAATAAGCCTGTAACCAATAGCAGAGACACACAGGAG TAA